Proteins encoded in a region of the Isosphaeraceae bacterium EP7 genome:
- a CDS encoding DPP IV N-terminal domain-containing protein: MHSPQSRRPRVVTLIASILAAAFAAGHANAQDRIKAMPGYERYSEMSKKIPGSVKPGTLTTRWADGGKSLEFRKAGKIRRLDLETRKSAEIDAFGESKSEPANRFHGAPGRGRQVEAEMSPDGTLKAFHRARDLWLSDPKGVIETRITADGSESKRIKNGTASWVYGEELEQNRAIWWSPDSKKIAFYRFDEGKVVDYYLGLDQLDLQSRVGAEPYPKAGSPNPVADLLVYDTETKTTSTMDVRGGKPFGDDVMGHYVYRVAWSPDGKELLFNRTNRHQNILEFAAANPKTGAVRVIVREEWPASWVENSPPLRFLDGGKEFLWISERNGYRNIYRYDLAGTLIAVVTDHEFEVASIERVDEKAGLVHYLARSGDNPLKLQLHRAMLDGGGDVRLTDPRWHHEVDLAPDGRHFLDVSQSHDTPPTTRLIDAEGKVLETLAESDASTFETLGLKKVELLKFKAADGETDLYGMLHFPSGFDPSRRYPLLVNVYAGPATNGARETFSTPSAMTEYGFLVASFDSRSAAGRGKKFLDAIYRKLGTVEVDDQAAGVKSLWLRSYVDKDRVGIFGTSYGGYATLMGLIRHPDVFRAGCAMSAVTDFRNYDTIYTERYLRTPQEDAAAYDGGSAVKQAEKVKGDLMIYFGTADDNVHPSNALQMIRALNQAGKSYEVQIGPDQGHTALSGGRMMEFFIEHLIIAPRR; this comes from the coding sequence ATGCATTCGCCCCAGTCTCGCCGCCCTCGGGTCGTCACGCTCATCGCATCCATCCTCGCGGCCGCGTTTGCGGCGGGTCACGCGAACGCTCAGGATCGCATCAAAGCGATGCCTGGGTATGAGCGTTACTCGGAAATGAGCAAGAAGATCCCGGGGTCGGTGAAGCCGGGGACCCTGACGACCCGATGGGCCGACGGCGGGAAGTCGCTCGAGTTTCGCAAGGCGGGGAAGATCCGGCGGCTGGACCTGGAGACACGCAAGTCAGCGGAGATCGACGCGTTCGGCGAGTCCAAGTCAGAGCCCGCGAATCGGTTCCACGGCGCCCCTGGCCGCGGCCGGCAAGTGGAGGCGGAGATGTCTCCCGATGGCACGCTGAAGGCGTTCCACCGGGCCAGGGACCTCTGGCTGAGCGACCCCAAGGGGGTGATCGAGACGCGGATCACCGCCGACGGGAGCGAATCGAAGCGGATCAAGAACGGAACCGCGAGCTGGGTCTACGGCGAGGAGCTGGAGCAGAACCGGGCCATCTGGTGGTCGCCCGACAGTAAGAAAATCGCCTTCTATCGGTTCGACGAGGGCAAGGTCGTCGACTATTACCTTGGCCTGGACCAGCTCGACCTCCAGAGCCGCGTAGGTGCCGAGCCCTATCCCAAGGCGGGCTCGCCCAACCCGGTGGCCGACCTGCTTGTTTACGACACCGAGACGAAGACCACCTCGACCATGGACGTGCGAGGCGGCAAGCCATTCGGCGACGACGTGATGGGACACTACGTCTACCGGGTGGCCTGGTCGCCGGACGGTAAGGAGCTGCTCTTCAACCGGACGAATCGGCATCAGAACATCCTCGAATTCGCCGCGGCGAACCCGAAGACGGGGGCCGTCCGCGTCATCGTCCGCGAGGAGTGGCCAGCGAGCTGGGTTGAGAATTCCCCTCCGCTCCGGTTCCTCGATGGGGGCAAGGAGTTCCTCTGGATCTCCGAGAGGAATGGATATCGGAATATCTACCGATATGATCTCGCCGGGACGCTGATCGCGGTGGTGACGGACCATGAGTTCGAGGTCGCCTCGATCGAGCGCGTCGACGAGAAGGCCGGCCTCGTGCATTACCTGGCCCGCAGCGGAGACAACCCGCTCAAGCTCCAACTCCACCGCGCCATGCTGGATGGAGGAGGCGACGTCCGGCTGACCGACCCGAGGTGGCATCACGAGGTCGACCTCGCCCCCGACGGCCGCCACTTCCTGGACGTCTCTCAGTCCCATGACACGCCCCCCACGACAAGGCTGATCGACGCCGAGGGAAAGGTGCTGGAGACTCTGGCGGAGAGCGACGCATCGACGTTCGAAACATTGGGGTTGAAGAAGGTCGAACTCCTGAAGTTCAAGGCCGCCGACGGCGAGACGGACCTGTACGGAATGCTGCACTTCCCGTCAGGGTTCGACCCGAGCCGCCGCTATCCACTGCTCGTGAACGTCTATGCAGGCCCCGCGACGAATGGAGCGAGGGAGACATTCTCAACGCCCAGCGCAATGACCGAATATGGCTTTCTGGTCGCCTCGTTCGACTCCCGGAGCGCCGCGGGCCGCGGGAAGAAGTTCCTCGACGCGATCTACCGGAAGCTGGGGACGGTCGAGGTCGACGATCAGGCCGCGGGGGTCAAGTCGCTCTGGTTAAGGTCCTATGTGGACAAGGACCGGGTGGGGATCTTCGGGACATCATACGGCGGCTACGCGACCTTGATGGGCCTGATCCGTCACCCTGACGTGTTCCGCGCCGGATGCGCGATGTCGGCCGTGACCGACTTCCGCAACTACGACACGATCTACACGGAGCGCTACCTGAGGACTCCTCAGGAGGACGCGGCCGCGTACGACGGGGGCTCGGCTGTGAAGCAGGCCGAGAAGGTGAAGGGGGACTTGATGATCTACTTCGGCACCGCCGACGACAACGTCCACCCCTCCAACGCACTCCAGATGATCCGGGCCCTGAACCAGGCTGGCAAGAGTTACGAGGTCCAGATCGGCCCCGACCAGGGGCACACGGCTCTCTCGGGCGGACGAATGATGGAGTTCTTCATCGAACACCTCATCATCGCCCCCCGGCGTTGA
- a CDS encoding ferredoxin-thioredoxin reductase catalytic domain-containing protein encodes MPPDPSAKNLDRMWKFAAKYAEKSGTAFHPQPDITEGVILGLARNQDEIGRPLCPCRFYADKQAEIKKRTWICACEDMKNYKYCHCLLFVRPDGLPITEHLPEDHEGRQSWGDVEDPTPEKGREGLRTGPAGKATAQDD; translated from the coding sequence ATGCCTCCGGACCCGTCCGCCAAGAATCTCGACCGGATGTGGAAGTTCGCGGCCAAATATGCGGAAAAGAGCGGGACCGCCTTCCACCCGCAGCCGGACATCACCGAAGGGGTCATCCTCGGCCTGGCCCGCAACCAGGACGAGATTGGCCGGCCCCTCTGTCCCTGCCGGTTCTACGCGGACAAGCAGGCCGAAATCAAGAAGCGGACCTGGATCTGCGCCTGCGAGGACATGAAGAACTACAAATATTGCCACTGCCTCCTCTTCGTCCGGCCCGACGGCCTGCCCATCACGGAGCACCTGCCCGAGGACCACGAGGGCCGGCAGTCATGGGGCGACGTCGAGGACCCGACCCCGGAGAAGGGGCGAGAAGGCTTGCGTACCGGCCCCGCGGGCAAGGCGACGGCCCAGGACGACTGA
- a CDS encoding glycosyltransferase: MAKPRSGDDGAKGTSRAIAAGDRAALRNDPTSRRALVVADANWFTTENLFGEIPEGLASTLLLKCMDYNNALRRGIPPWSWGGTLERKNQGQWERDLILPSGWMKRFPRLGMRPIARAVRKWRSEHAAGGRLSLVFTYPHYLYLRDMISPDDHVYYNVDDYSLYWPRAADEVRALELRAVRESTLTVCVSALRADELRAAVPAAAHKVHHLPHGAPRGSIDDRAWPTPAEAPADLTHLPRPYLGYVGTMEDRVDWSLVETLARSMPAASIILIGRLSPDEPEGRQTCLSLPNVHHLGWRPQVSIHAYNRAFDVCLIPYLADHPFNRACCPTKIMDYMGSSRPIVSTALPECLLYSHLFAVAATTPAFLEAVRSIVDAGSDDGLAQARHAWAVEHTCGSVVRRLLSWLPE, from the coding sequence ATGGCCAAGCCGCGATCGGGGGACGACGGCGCGAAAGGAACGAGCAGGGCGATCGCGGCCGGAGATCGGGCCGCTCTCCGCAACGATCCGACCTCTCGACGCGCGTTGGTCGTCGCCGACGCCAACTGGTTCACCACCGAGAATCTCTTCGGCGAGATACCCGAGGGCCTCGCATCGACGCTCCTGCTCAAGTGCATGGATTACAACAATGCGCTCCGACGCGGGATTCCACCGTGGTCGTGGGGCGGGACGCTGGAACGCAAGAATCAAGGGCAATGGGAGCGGGACCTCATCCTCCCCAGCGGCTGGATGAAACGCTTCCCCAGGCTGGGAATGAGGCCGATTGCCCGGGCCGTTCGAAAATGGCGCAGCGAGCATGCGGCGGGCGGTCGCCTGAGCCTGGTCTTCACCTATCCGCATTACTTGTACTTGCGCGACATGATCTCGCCCGATGACCACGTCTACTACAACGTGGACGATTATTCGCTCTACTGGCCCAGGGCGGCCGACGAGGTCCGTGCGTTGGAACTTCGGGCGGTCCGCGAGTCGACGCTCACCGTCTGCGTCTCGGCCCTCCGCGCCGACGAACTGCGGGCCGCCGTCCCGGCCGCGGCGCACAAGGTCCATCACCTTCCTCACGGGGCACCGAGGGGCTCGATTGACGACAGGGCCTGGCCCACGCCGGCCGAGGCCCCGGCTGACCTGACCCACCTGCCCCGACCTTATCTCGGCTACGTCGGCACGATGGAGGACCGGGTCGACTGGAGCCTCGTTGAGACGCTCGCCCGCTCGATGCCCGCCGCCTCGATCATTCTTATCGGTCGGCTCAGCCCCGACGAGCCCGAGGGGCGTCAGACGTGCCTCTCGCTGCCTAATGTCCACCATCTGGGCTGGCGGCCTCAGGTTTCGATCCATGCCTATAACCGGGCTTTTGACGTCTGCTTGATCCCGTACCTCGCCGATCACCCGTTCAACCGTGCCTGCTGCCCCACCAAGATCATGGATTACATGGGGAGCAGCCGCCCGATCGTGTCAACCGCCCTGCCCGAGTGTCTGCTTTACTCCCACCTTTTCGCAGTCGCCGCGACCACTCCCGCGTTCCTCGAAGCAGTCCGGTCGATCGTCGACGCGGGCTCAGATGACGGCCTTGCTCAGGCACGCCACGCCTGGGCCGTCGAGCACACCTGCGGTTCCGTCGTCCGGCGGCTCCTTTCGTGGCTGCCGGAATAA
- a CDS encoding MFS transporter, with translation MTLGLRVRLSIMMFLQYFIWGIWLPNVAQHLGDNGIKLAPVAIGWIFTVYGFGAIIGPFVVGQLADRYFSTEKIMFFCHFIGGFLLIASAYVTTFWPLFGLLFLYCNLYMPTMGLSNSITFRSLGEGNQQFFPGIRLWGTIGWIIAGLMFAAYLDYNNLGFYKMFADLLGMTGPFESFLGWWRTAVVPSLKQLHAISIVGEPNFRDCLRVAGLISILYGFYCLLLPHTPPVPAKDTDPIDKKSAVLESLELMRFPSFAVLVIVTGLVGIMLAFYFACESYFLESVGIDPKNIAAFMTIGQIAELVVMAFVPMAVAKLGVKNTMLLGAGAWALRFGLSAYGRPQWLMIVTIALHGFAFGFFFVVAQMYVDKAASKDIKATAQNLLVFVIYGMGTIVGSVITGWIRDANTVAGVENWRGIWMGPFLLTLVCMVIFAVGFRETSISKEKVAAELLDA, from the coding sequence ATGACCCTGGGCCTTCGCGTCCGCCTGTCGATCATGATGTTCCTCCAGTACTTCATCTGGGGGATCTGGCTGCCCAACGTCGCGCAGCACCTCGGCGATAATGGAATCAAGCTGGCGCCGGTCGCGATCGGCTGGATCTTCACCGTCTACGGCTTCGGCGCCATCATCGGCCCGTTCGTCGTCGGTCAGCTTGCGGACCGCTACTTCTCCACCGAGAAGATCATGTTCTTCTGCCATTTCATCGGCGGATTTTTACTGATCGCATCGGCGTACGTCACCACGTTCTGGCCGCTTTTCGGCCTCCTCTTCCTCTACTGCAACCTCTACATGCCCACAATGGGCCTGTCCAACTCGATCACGTTTCGCAGCCTGGGCGAGGGGAATCAGCAATTCTTCCCGGGCATCAGGCTGTGGGGGACGATCGGCTGGATCATCGCCGGCCTGATGTTCGCCGCCTATCTGGATTACAACAACCTCGGCTTCTATAAGATGTTCGCCGACCTGCTCGGCATGACCGGCCCCTTCGAGAGCTTCCTGGGCTGGTGGAGGACGGCCGTCGTCCCGTCTCTGAAGCAACTGCACGCGATCTCGATCGTCGGCGAGCCGAATTTCAGGGACTGCCTGCGCGTCGCCGGCCTGATTTCGATCCTGTACGGGTTCTATTGCTTGCTGCTCCCGCACACCCCGCCCGTGCCCGCCAAGGACACCGATCCGATCGACAAGAAGTCGGCGGTGCTCGAGAGCCTGGAACTGATGCGCTTCCCCTCGTTCGCGGTGCTCGTCATCGTCACGGGGCTCGTCGGCATCATGCTGGCGTTCTACTTCGCCTGCGAGAGCTACTTCCTGGAGTCGGTCGGCATCGACCCCAAGAACATCGCCGCGTTCATGACCATCGGCCAGATCGCCGAGTTGGTCGTCATGGCCTTCGTGCCGATGGCCGTGGCCAAGTTGGGCGTCAAGAATACGATGCTCCTGGGTGCCGGGGCGTGGGCATTGCGTTTTGGCCTTTCCGCGTACGGCCGGCCGCAGTGGCTCATGATCGTGACCATTGCCCTCCACGGTTTCGCCTTCGGTTTCTTCTTCGTCGTCGCCCAGATGTACGTGGACAAGGCCGCGAGCAAAGACATCAAGGCCACAGCGCAGAATCTGCTCGTCTTCGTGATCTATGGCATGGGAACCATCGTCGGTAGCGTGATCACCGGCTGGATCCGCGACGCCAACACCGTCGCCGGCGTCGAGAACTGGAGGGGCATCTGGATGGGCCCATTCCTGCTCACGCTGGTCTGCATGGTCATCTTCGCCGTCGGCTTCCGCGAGACGTCGATCTCCAAGGAGAAGGTTGCTGCCGAACTTTTGGACGCTTGA